The nucleotide sequence AGGGCCTGCTACTTGTGCTATTGTTTCAATAGAAGAAGAATATTTTGATATATTGAAAGATAAATGCCCAATACCTATAAATAAAGTGGCTAAATTTTATTAAAAAGCGAAAGTCAAATTTTTATTTTCTTGTAAAGTCAATACTTTATACTTATTTAATACTCACCAAAACATGTATTTAGTACATATTCTAAATATAGGTAGTGTTGGGGGATGATATTATGGTGAGTATTGGTAAAATTAGAGAATCTGAATTAGAAGACTTATCGCTTCTCTATGAAGAGTTAACAAGTAAGAAAAGTGATATGGATAAGATGTATGAAGTTTTTTCTAATATTAAAAATAATCCTAATTATTTTTTGCTAGGTGTAAAATACTACAATAAATTGATTGGAAGTGCTATGGCTGTTATTTGTAATGACCTTACAGGCAAATGCAGACCATTTATGGTTGTTGAAAATGTGATAATCAAAAAAGAATTTCGTCAAAAGGGGTTTGGAAAGAAACTATTTGAACATATCGAAAATATTGCAAAAAGACATAATTGCTATTTTATAATGTTTGTATCTAATATAAAAAGAGTAGGGTCGCACAAATTTTATGAAAGACTTGGATATAATAGTAAAAATAATTTAGCTTTCAAAAAATATCTATAGGATAAGGACTCGATAAGAGTCCTTTTAAATATTTGTAAAATTGGCAAAATATTAAGAATATTTAATGAAATATAGTTATTATAAGATTGAAAAGAGTATATAGTTGTTATATAATGTAAGGAAATTTATTGAAAAGTGAGGGATACTATGGGGGTGTTTAAAAGGTTTAATAATTATCGAGGATTACCGAGAAGTATATATATAATATTTTTAGCTCGAATAATAAACAGTATGGGGGCTTTTGTTTATCCTTTTTTAACTTATTTTTTTGTTGAAAATCTAGGGCTTGGAGAACATACAGCAGGACAATATATTTTATTAGCTTCAACAGCTTTTGTACCTGGTTCATTAATAGGAGGGAAATTAGCAGATCATTTTGGTAGAAAGAAAATTTTGCTTTTTTTTCAAAGTTTGGCAGCTTTAACATTAATTCCATGTGCTTTTTTAGGAAATTCTATGATGATACCATGGCTTTTAATTTTATCTAGTTTTTTTAGTGGAGCTGCAAATCCTTCGAGTGGAGCAATGGTTACAGATTTAACTAATCCAAATAATAGACAAGAAGCTTTTTCTTTACTATATCTTGGTACAAATTTAGGAATAGCTGTTGGACCATTGATAGCTGGATTTCTATATAATAATTATATAGAATGGATTTTCTTAGGTGATGCTATAACTACATTTATTTCTTTGATTTTAGTTTTGATTTATGTTGAAGAGACTATTCCTTCTGAGGATGAAGTAAAAGATTCATTCAATAAGAAAGATGATGAAAAAGCTGAAGAAGGAAATTTAATTTTAGTTTTACTAAAAAGACCAGCTTTATTAGCATTTTCAGCAGTATCAACTATTTATTCATTTGTGTATTCGCAGCATTCGTTTAGTATACCTCTTCAAGTAAGAGAAATATTTGCTGCTAACGGACCGAAAGTATTTGGATGGGTTATGACAACAAATGCTCTTTCTGTAATAATTTTAACTGTTTTTATAACTGTAATTATGAG is from Caloranaerobacter sp. TR13 and encodes:
- a CDS encoding GNAT family N-acetyltransferase — translated: MVSIGKIRESELEDLSLLYEELTSKKSDMDKMYEVFSNIKNNPNYFLLGVKYYNKLIGSAMAVICNDLTGKCRPFMVVENVIIKKEFRQKGFGKKLFEHIENIAKRHNCYFIMFVSNIKRVGSHKFYERLGYNSKNNLAFKKYL
- a CDS encoding MFS transporter encodes the protein MGVFKRFNNYRGLPRSIYIIFLARIINSMGAFVYPFLTYFFVENLGLGEHTAGQYILLASTAFVPGSLIGGKLADHFGRKKILLFFQSLAALTLIPCAFLGNSMMIPWLLILSSFFSGAANPSSGAMVTDLTNPNNRQEAFSLLYLGTNLGIAVGPLIAGFLYNNYIEWIFLGDAITTFISLILVLIYVEETIPSEDEVKDSFNKKDDEKAEEGNLILVLLKRPALLAFSAVSTIYSFVYSQHSFSIPLQVREIFAANGPKVFGWVMTTNALSVIILTVFITVIMRDNKSTTNIAVAGIFYAIGFGMLYYINSFYQVILSTVIWTIGEILIVTNSSVYIANHTPISHRGRFNAVLPIISGFGYAVGPVIMGKYIEANSVRMVWPILFALSLGATTLMYLLSLTERTEVRLVKDN